A window of Rhododendron vialii isolate Sample 1 chromosome 11a, ASM3025357v1 genomic DNA:
caaaaaatatgattgggaaggacttgatccgagcaatttttcataaaaatgctataaatgcatttttatgaaaaactattCAGATCAAACCATttctggtcatattttttgctgatttctcatatgtatcattaaaatcacgttctgcacacattgaactgttcggatcattaaaatttgatttggaAAGAGGAAGTCCTTAACCTAACAAGTTAATGGCACTCTTAGTAGAAGCTTGGtggtgtacatatatatatgaaatttttttagttcAATAAATTCTAGCCCACctcattttacatgtaaaagtTTAGAATTAGAACTTGTTGAAGATATCGACTTAGATTCGATAATAAATGATTTATACTCTCTAAAACAACATATGGCACAACTTAAGTAGAGCACAACTTCaatagtgcatattttttttatgtactcttcttttctttatttttgagcATTTACGTATTTATACACAAATTTGTTGGACATTAATTAtaaaactctttttttgtttatatatatattaaattttAGGTTAGCCGGAACAGATTAAAGTGTGTGGTTCTGCTCTTGATTCTTTTTACAAGTTTGACATACAGGCTTTTCTTCACAGACACGGAATGGACATGCACCAGCTGCCATTAGTACACTGATGGTTATGATATTCAGAGCTAGCCTTCGTTTACGAAGAGAAGGGGAATTAATGCGGAATGGCATGCACGTGGACGGCGGTGATGGCTGGATGGGGATAGCAGGTTTGGCGGTTCGTCGTCCCCGGTGTTAGTGGGAAGTGATGCGGACAATGAAGACTctctgaagaagaagaaattaaggaggagaaattttttactGCCAGGTGGTCACGGGCCACGTGGTGTCGAGCGCGTATTTTAGCCATCCAAACGTGTTTGAAATGGTTCAAATCTGTTTAGGCTTAAgggggtgttttggtaatttcatATTAAAAAATCACCCAAACAAGTTTGTACTGTCTAAAACACGTTTGAATGACCGAAATGATGCTCAGCACCACGTGGCCTTGCCCACCCAGGCGCTGAAAAACTTCTCAAGAAGAAGAGGTGTCAAAACACTTTTCTCCTGCTTCAAAGCCGGCGTTAGTCAAACTTGTGTATTGGAAACACGCCAGTGTCAGTGTAACAGAATccatgattattattattatatgcaGTGGCGCCCGGCACAAGTACAGAAGTACTCTACATATTTGCCAGTGCCAGTGTAACAAAATCCATTATTATTATACACGGGATTTACGTATAAGTGAAAGATTGTGTTTGATATTGTATTCGGATGGTCATCTATACAGCATTTTTTATGTACTTGTACAACACATTATATTTTATTTGGTTACGTAGAAATACATTTCATTTGGCCCTCGCTTCGCTTAGTTCAAATCTTGCGTCCGCCACTCCTCCTACGGTGCAGGTACTTCACATGTCCATCACTTTTCAATATAAAACTTTAACTGGCACTTTATTTCCCTACGATACACTGAATCCCATTTTAGAAAATTGCTCTCAAGGTTGTGATCTCATTTTTACTCTTGAGATCTCTCCAATGTGATCATCATGAGAAAAGCGTTAATCACCGTATTCCCATTTTGACTACAATAATTCTACAACACACCTATACACAATAATTTTATGTACGTGATCATCATGTgcatttgtttttgtatttttgtgtggttataGCAATAGTGTGTTTTGACTATCTTACTGTTCATAATTTCATTGATCACCGCATTCCCATTTTGACTACAATAATTCTATAACACACATATACACAGTAATTTTATGTACGTGATCATCATGTgcatttgtttttgtatttttgtgtggttataGCAATAGTGTGTTTTGACTATCCTACTGTTCATAATTTCATTGATCACCGCATTCCCATTTTGACTACAATAATTCTATAACACACCTATACATAGTAATTTTATGTACGTGATCATCATGTgcatttgtttttgtatttttgtgtggttataGCAATAGTGTGTTTTGACTATCCTACTGTTCATAATTTCAttgtatataaattttatattcataAAATTAGTTTATCGGATATCGATACTCAAATACTTGGTCGAATTATATTTTCTTTCGACTGATCAGGTAGAAAGTCATAATCTATATGTGTGTATGGTGGGTTTCTCCTAGAAAATTTTGTCTATagtttaagaatttttttttgaacggcaattCATTTAGATAagtagtaatttttgtaaaatgaAGTTTTAATTGATGCATGTGATAAAAATGAACGGTCTCAAAATCCGTATTTTTGCGAGCTTTAGCTTGTTTAGACAATAGAAAAAACCCAACCACAACATCAatcacaagttcgaaacacatGCTATAATTCATTTAGAtgacttaggctccgttccggaacgtaaaaaaagcccttttttttaagaaggtaatttcaagctaaaaaattatggatttattgaaatataaaaatatgcaatatggatcttgtttgaaagatctcatcgagatcttttatacaatgcaaaaaaaattaaaaaaatatatattttttactttatttttgagtttaaaaatgtgaaataagctgcttattttttaaaaagatttctggaacggagccttaacattgtctaaatatatatatcaaccCCTTAAAAATAGTGGTTTGAAATATCAAAACAAAATCTTGAACAGTCTATTTCATCACCTGaaagaccaccaccaccagacCAGGGCATTGTTTGTGGGTCTTGTAGCATCAACAATGACTAGCATCATCAATGACATCAAAAGTGACGcccaaattttcatttttctgcaCATCAAAACAAAATCTTGAGCAGTCTATTTCATCCTCTGTTTTCTTCAACTAGACAAAGGGACGGAGACCAAATGATCATTGTCGAAGAAAGAGATCACTTTCAGTAGTGGGGAGGTTCCTATTCTGGCTATTCAGGTGTTTGTAGAAACGTGTACTTCACGAGACTTAAAAAGGAAATCTTGATCCTAACCCAAAATTCCAAAAGGCAcagacaaataaaataaaataaaataagttatttttttgaattaaagagaATCAAtctattgtgagagaataacatgtctcgtaaaacagaaaataagtattttaaaaaCAAGAATCTTAACGGGACGGGGCTTAATATGAATTGGATTTGGCATGATTTTGTTGCGATCATATCTTCCAAACCTATATTGATCTTAACAGGACGGGGCTTAAGTATTCTTGCGATCATATCTTCCAAACCAATGCTTccatgattttgttttttttccaccCCCCCCTCTATCTGAAGTTCTTCCACTCGAGGCATTTGTATCAACTTGATCATGAGATTAATAGACTAATTCGGCTCCGTACGTACACAATGAAATCGTGTGATTAGTGAAACCAAGGAATTTTCAGCGATTAGTGTTATCGTTTTGTGCATTTGGTGgcgcgggttttttttttcttcataactCAAGTGTCTGGTCAGCTTACACACGTCTCGAATAATCCTTAGGAACCAATCCTATCGCACAATAAAAAAGGAGCAAAGTCCCATATAAATTTGAGTGTATTTGGCATACGTTATACCGACTATACCAGACTCCTTTTTGAATAGTACATAAGTTTGTGCTACTACCCAATGTAATATATATTGCAAAAATTGTGAAATATACAAATACAGCCTTAGCTTAAGGCACGGGGGCGCTATTTCGCAAAAACTGTGAATATGTAGCAAATTCAAATCACATTAATAGagaaatttaattttatttacgCGTAATTATACAGATCCATATTCATTAGGTTTCAAAGTTTGTATATATGATCTCTATTTTATACTATTGCATCgaaaagaacagaaaagaaaaggttcTCAACAATTAGGAGAGCGAgcagaaaacacaaaaagagTACACATGATCTCTGCTAGGGAAAGTTCTCTACATAAACGAATACAAGATCAGATAGattaaagaaatatttttgggcACGTTTGATTGTcggatttcttattttctttgataacCATTCATGATTTCAATAATGACTTCATATATAGGAATCCATGATATATCAATGGGAATACAAAGAggataacaagaaaaatgtcCCGGCCggagattttttttccccttaccaatattgtatgtatatattagCAGGATGTTAGTAGGTTAGTCTACAGGAGGTTTCAGAGGCTATATATTCAAGGTTTGAATCCCAAATATCCACGACGGGGCTCGAACCCTGGCCTCGTACATGAGAAAGACAGGAGTTACCAACTGGGATACGCCAAAAATTGCCTTTGCCGGCGGTTTTTTTACCGGCGGTAATTTAACCATCGGAAAAGGGTGCTATTACCGGCAGTAATGACAAACTGCTGCAAAAGGTAATTATAAACGCCGTTTATTAACGGCATTAgtaaaaccgccggtaaaagtaactattaccggcggtaatATAAAACCGCTAGTAAAAGTAACTATTAACGGCGGTAAGCAAAACTGTCGGTAATAATAcattataatataaatattattatttttctaataaaacaCATAATCTTATGTAGCTTAGTGAGTAAGTGCTCGGGTATTAATCAACAGGTCGCGGGTTCGAATCTCggcaatgtcattttttttcccgaaactATTAGCGGCGTTATCAAAACCGCCGTTAATAGTTTGAAACCTTTACCAGCGGTAATTTACCGCCGTTTTTGTATTCCCGACAATTGTTTTGCCGACGGCGGTTTTGAGACTATTACCGGCAGTTTTTTAATGCCGCTAAAGgaaaaatttggcgtagtgtagggctgtaaacgaactgaatcgagccgaaccctgttaagtttggctcgggttcgttaaggtatgagtttggctcgagttcgattcgagcctgaacaacttggctcaaGTTCGGCtggttaaaatttttcaaggctcgagtttggctcggttggattcgttaagatactagtctgggtCGAGTTTGGCTCGGATTTGGCTTGAGTTCGATTCAaccttgaacatcttggctcgagtttggcttgttaaactcaaatgaatctagccgagccgaatctaagctcgaattgagctcgtcaagacttaAGTTTGATTTgactcagctcattaaactcaagcgaacccaaactctctcattgatcgtatagaatttgggagaaaaataagtattgaattatatatacaactttaaaattttttacatttacaaatagacccctattgaattattaattaaatttaagtataggttcgcgaacctaaccgagcccaataccgttaggctcaggtttgACTCATTTACGGAaagagcctaaaattgaggttcaggttcagttcatTTAGCAGACGAATTGAACTCGAACAAactcttaccgaaccgagctTCGAATAGTTTGCGAATGGCTCGGTTCATTTATAGCCCTAGCGTAGTGGCAGTCGGAAACATTtataaagagaaagaaaagaaattacaagCAGCCGTGCCGAAAATAAATGCTCACATTTTGTCTGGTGCCCATCCACCAATTCGATCTCCTTTACACCTAACCCAACAGCCATCAAAATGTAGAAATTCTTTTGACTATTATGCAATTAATCAGGGCCGTGGGTGATGCAACTGAGTGAGGACTAACTAGAAACAAGACAAAAAGCCTAGCTACTAAAATGAATGGTCTCCAACAAAATATAGGAAAATTCCGAAAGTtttgtaaaaagaaataaaggagCACTAGTTTATTTGTCGtttgtaaaaagtaaaacaagaaattaacaagaaaaagaaaaacagtggATCCGCATGTCCGAAAGAAGTACTTCCCCGTTtcacttttttcttcttaattaaaaaataagtacttatttttaactttcaaacttaaaaataatgtatttgcgaaaataattttttaattttttttacattgttcaaaaaatttcatcgaaatttatcaaacaagatctatattgcatattttttgatttcggcaagctcattatttttaagcttaaaaataagtacttaaaaaatttggaaattgaaaCGGGGCAAGTAGTCAATACATAATTTATATAGAacatcagattttttttttaaagaaacatGTACTAACTAGTAGGAGTAATTAGTGAAACGGCTGTGTGAAAGACTGCAGAGATTAGTCTGAGGTACACGCAAACGAATTTGCGGACCACAGGGTTGGCAGGGGTGTTGCCTTGAGAAAAACGGCACCCTTTATTGATTTTTATGGGCCCATTTCACGTCCTTCAAATTGAGATGATTCAAACAGCttgttatttctatttttttttattgttcttgaaaaaattagttcaatccaaTATGGTTCATGATTCAAGCTGCTCGTTATTCCTATTATGGTCTATTGGTTCTGGTCCACGAtcttaatttttcattcactCTATTAAACAGAAACTACGTACGTGCTTTCACAGCTCAGTTTCTtctgatttttctttattttcttatccTCTTCCGAcctttttcatttctctttacAAAATAGAAATGTGAAACTGGTGCATGCACAGTTGCTTTTGCTCAGATATTCCAAtgctttttcctcttttacctTTGCAATTGATAGAGATATGGGTACTTTGGGCACCTTTCGCATCCATCTCGAGTCTCACGAAGATGATCAGAGTTGCTTAtattgttttaaatttttgtaaaaaatcagataTTTTGTTCTTGCTCAAtcagattttttgtttgttctagGTGCGATCAACTCTTGTAGGCTAAGTTGGACAATATATTGATCACAAGAAGTTAGTTAAGGCTTGTGTgcgctaccacagccccgggtggaTCGGGGCGGCTTGAAAAAgtattgttttttgaaaaattgaggAGTCGCCATCCGGATTTGAGGTTTGCTACCCGagattttaattgaaaatgatttttgaatttgaaaactaGAGATCatttgggttcggaagccatgttacaaGAGAGGAATGATTTTACGGCACCCTTCTCGTCCGACACGAGGTCGGTCTCTACTCAAAGCTTGTGggattttgttaaaaatattttgtttcattaaaataGCTAGCAGGTATCCACTTTTATATCAAGTAAAGAGTGCATGCATGTGTGTACAGTATATATCAATGAAATGGCATGAAGTGAATAATAACAGAAAAAATGAACATTTGCCATTGGAATCACTCTTGAGTGTTCAGGAGTGGTCTAAGCGCTCAGGAGTATTGCTTAACCACCCTGCAAATTTTGGTTGGAGAACAGGTGCATGCAATATGATACCCAAAACAGGAATGCAAAACTGTTTAAGCATTGAAAGTGCTTAGCAGAGGGTTTGGATGGCAAGAGACAAGCTCTGATCATCAAAACCATTCCTCCTTGCTACTGAAAAATGAATCTAACTGGACTTTTGAAGGACCGGTGCACATTCAATACTTAAAAGATTACAGAAATGATAATATACAAAAGAAAGCGAGGTGCAGTAATGAGcagcactcttgagcgctcggaGTACTGCACACCTTGTTTGACTTTAAGCAGAAAACGGACCCATTTTGACATGTTGATGTTTTCATTCTGTTTTCCGAAAACATGGTACTCTAATAATAGCAAAAGATTTGTTCTTGAATAGACGTTGgagaaaatgagtttttaccCTTAGAAAACAGATTATATACGTTAACATGTCATAACGGAAccattttatttgcaaaaacaCCAAATTTTCCTACTGGATATTCACGGAAAATGCAGATAAATGAGATTGAAGATAGTCCGGTggctggctcccacatcgggagtttgggtttgggtgtgTATTTAAAGGGTTTACTCTACTTCTCCCTAATCAGCAAATACTTAGGTGAGTTGGTAGGTAAAATTACCCTCCTGaccttcataaaaaaaaaaaactaagttgtTCTTACCCATTATGGTGGTGACCGACCTCTGGTGTAGGCCCCTTGGGCCGGCCTGTCGTAGTGCTGCGATCCGCGGCGAGGCTCTTGGGCTTGCGTCAGttgggctggctcccacatcgggagtttgggtttgggtgtgtgtatttaaagggttcactctacttctccctagtcagcaattgcctaggtgagttggtaggtaaaattaccctcttgaccttcataaaaaaaaaagaaaaagaacacagTCCTAAGCACTCAAGAGTGTTTCCAGCTGACTGGAAACTTATTTTGTGATATTTTTGCTCTTGTTTTTACACTAAGATCACTCAACCTCATGCCCAGTATGAAGAACTGGAGTTGGCTGAGTGGCCTCCCTCAGAAGGAAAACAGCCCTGAAGAACTGGAGTTGGCTGAGTGGCCTCCCTCAGAAGGAAAACAGCCCGTTGCTAGGAGAGAAAAGTATTTTTACCTTTATGATTAgaaccttgcttcttggatgAGTTTGGAAGATGAGTTTGGAAGACAAGGCTCCGTTCCACAACgcaaaaaaaactcttattttttaagaagacaattttaagctcaaaaattatgaatttattgaaatgtaaaaatatgtaatatggatcttgtttgaaatatctcattgagatcttttatatgatgtaaaaaaaattgaaaatttatttttcatttacattattttttagtttgaaaatgtgaaataagctgcttattttttaaaaagatttctggaacgggacctaaaaGAGCataaaaatgcaagaaatcaGAACCAGAGATAGTTCTAAACTTCCTGAATTTTTCTAGATGTTCTtgatatttttggaaatttattttGTGAAGAACTTTGAAAAATATGAGTGATGGAAATGTTGTGCTTAGAGAAAGTAGGAGGCTTAGAGAGGAAAATATTTCGTGGTCCCCTTTCCTGCAGAatatggggtatatataggggagaAATAGAATATgctttattttgaaataaaaataaaaataaaataaaatgagtttTGGTTGGGGGGAAAATCTTCACGATTTGATTCTCTGCATATTCTGGTTGAGTGTGGCATAGGTAAAGGCCGGCGTTGAACGGCTGTGATGATGGTCTTGGGGGAAAGTGGAAGGCTCAAGCATCCATTGAGCACAGTGGTCTTGAGTGCTCTGATATcaccactctcgagcgcttaaGAGTTCCTTCAAACAGGGATTTTTGGAAAAGATCTTGTGCGCTCAAAAGTGGTCTTAAGCTCTCAAAAGTGGTCTTGAGCGCCTGAGATTGGTTTTCCGcaaattgttttgattttttgaaggtCCAAGAAGCAATGTCCTAATTTATATGAGGCATGTTTTAATTCAAATTCATCATTGGGAGCCTCAAATCCACAAATTAAAGAATTTCAAGAGGTCCAAATAGAGATGTTTACAGCTTGTTGCGTAAAGCTAATACGGACCTcctaaattattaaaaaaagctTCAATCCACAGCGACATTTAAAACTAGACAAAGCCAACCCTTGGTTAGTCTTATTGTGTAACTCCTTTAACTAAGGCAAATATGTTTTaatccaattttattttcctgATCATTAATcaagtttgcaaaaaattaagaagatgAATTCTTATTGTGTAACTCCTTTCACTAAGGCAAATATGTTTTAATCCAATTCTATTTTCCTGATCATTAATCAAGTAttccattgagagagagagagagagagagagagagagagagagagagagagagagagagagagagagagagagagagagagagagagagagatccattGAAAGGCAAAcgcaaaaaattaagaagatgAATTTAATTAACACTCACTGTGTCTTTGGAACAATAGAATAAAATCCAGAATTTCCAAATAGCAATcacaaaatgaaaatcaaacTAAAACACAAATTTATGTTACACATTTCAATCAACTCCATCTATCCCTTGCTTTCAAAACATCAATTTTCCAATAGAAGCCAATcccccagttttttttttttttttttaattttacctGAAACCATTTTTTGCGACCAAATTAAGGCTTCATTTCTAAGCCTTGGTTTCCGgttccttctccttctcctcaaCACTGCGGACTACTGCCTCTGCTTCCGGAGCGACGGTTGTCTCAGGTTCTGGTGTCTCCTTTGGTGCTTCACTCTGTTATTAGCACAATCAACAAATTAACACAAGTTTAATGGAATGGAAATTTATCATTACGTACAATCATTATCTCCCAAATGAGAGTTGCTTCAGACAACCTTGAGATTTGGTCTAATGGTCGTGTAGCGCTCATTTGAGCGTAAGTTCTAGGGTTCGGCTTTTATTGATATTGGCTAGCCTTAGTTGTAATTTAACAAATACTAACATATTAACATCGTattgaaaattaatttattgTTCCCGACTCCATTTTTCAGTTTCGGTTTCATCCCAACCCTAAATATTGTTCCCAAATCTGGATAGGATCAGTTATttctttaatgatttttttgccCTTAGAGAGAAAGTCACGactgaaagagagagaaggtgatCAACCGGAACACCGCCGATAATGGCCTCGTCGATTAAAGATCCAATCTTGTGCACTTTCTTCCTAGTTGATTAGGAGTGTTATAAATTTACCTAGTTGATTAAAGATCCAAGAGATTGGCCACTTTCTTCCTCCTTTACTTCTCCTTGTGCACACAGTAAGGTTCCCAATTAACCCCTCATAATTTTCCGAATTCCCAACTATGTAACAAACTTGAAAATGAATTTATGAATTTTACCTTACTGTAATTGTAATACTTTACCTAAATCATAAAATTGCATCAACTATGTTAGTTGAGTCGTAGAAATTTAGAATTACCCTAATTATCTACCCGAATAATAAAGTTTACATGAACAATTTCATAATCAGAAACGCAAAGAATCTGTTCAACAGCAGGACGTAggtcaataaataaataataatcataAAACTGCTCTTGTATATTTAAAAAGGCATCTCCGGCCAATACCATAGTCAACGAGTCTATAATTTATCACTCTCCAAATTTAAAGGTTGTCAGGACTTTTTGTTATGCTAATTTCATATCTCATCAATGAATTCTATACCATATAACATTTATTACCTTAGGAAAATAATTATTCATCAGGATTTCAGGTAAGATTTTGATTTAACTAACCACGATTTCGGATGCCTCTCCAGCGGGGACCTCCTTCTCGGTTATAACTGCCTCTTCCACCACTACCGTGGTGGTTGTTTCCTCGGTTGGTTGCTCTGGTGGTGGCGCTGCCGCGCCAGCATCACCGCCTCTCATTGCCTTGGCCACGCTAGCACAGGCTCCCATCTCTTTAACAATCTCCAAGATCTCcccttttcctctctttctcctaATAGTAAaaaatctcctctctctctctctctctctctctctctctaggaagTGAGGgaaagatgatgatgaagaagaaaacaatgataAGGAGGAGAGAAGCTAGGCTGGTGGGGAGTGATTATATGGGCTTCTTCAGGGGCTTTGCTGGCTGCTTCAACATTCTCTACAAGGCACAGATATATTTAAGGAATGTAATGGTTGGCATCACAACACATTACACCAACactattttgtatatatttgcGTATAAATAAATGATAATTACTTAATTAATGTTTGGAATCTAATTCCAGTTGGAATGTTGCCAATCACAGGCTGTaatcatttattaaaaaaatcaagcaatCAACCCATTTCCTTTGGTTATCCGATATAAAAATGGAAACTGATCCGACTTCCAATTATGGAGGTTTGGGCTTCGAGAGATGCTATTGctaggtaaaaaaaatttttattCCGAAAGTGCCCCCAAAAAAGCAATCAGTGGTTGAGATTCGTTTTGATGATTGGGTCTCGCACatcaaaataaatctcaatcaTTAGTTGCTCTTTTTGGGGAGTTTTCTTTGTCCCTATCATTTTTCGTTGGGCCTCACTAAGTACCCCTTTGTTTATCTGTATTTACCTTAATTACCTGTCGTTTTGGCAGAGTTTTTCTGAAGGAAGTAGTACAAGAATACAAGTGTATGTATCTAGTAGTCCACAATCACATTAAAATCCAACTTATAGCCGAACCCGGGGGGCGTTGTTGTCTCTACATTGGCGTTGTCTCCTTCCGGGCAATTCCATTTCGACAATAGACgactcaaattttattttagtaatAAACGGATAGATGGCTGAAATTTGTTCGGTTGAGATTTCATCTGTCGTGTACAATGAACTCTCATTCAAGAGAAGAGATAATCAATCTCTACTTTTGACTAGAAATGACAAATTGGGTTAATCTCAATTTGTTAAAAGACCGAGATCATGTCACTTGAAAACCGACTGATATGAAATAATAATGCATTAACCAATGATAGGATCGATCCCTTTAATCAGCATTTTATAGGAGTTCAATCCATCTGTCACCTTTtgctc
This region includes:
- the LOC131308844 gene encoding uncharacterized protein LOC131308844, with product MGACASVAKAMRGGDAGAAAPPPEQPTEETTTTVVVEEAVITEKEVPAGEASEIVSEAPKETPEPETTVAPEAEAVVRSVEEKEKEPETKA